From Pararhodobacter zhoushanensis, the proteins below share one genomic window:
- a CDS encoding DoxX family protein, whose translation MPALPLLVARILLSVLFIVAGFGKIPNAEGMAAYMQSGGVPGFLIWPVIALEVLGGLAILVGFFTRPAALALGAFCVVSGAMFHFDPADQMQMTSFMKNLGLAGGFLLLWVTGPGAWSVDAMLGRKSATV comes from the coding sequence ATGCCCGCCCTGCCCCTCCTCGTTGCCCGCATTCTGCTGTCGGTTCTGTTCATCGTCGCTGGCTTCGGCAAGATCCCCAATGCTGAAGGCATGGCCGCCTACATGCAATCCGGCGGCGTTCCCGGCTTCCTGATCTGGCCGGTGATCGCGCTGGAAGTTCTGGGCGGTCTGGCCATTCTGGTTGGCTTCTTCACCCGCCCTGCTGCGCTGGCGCTGGGGGCATTCTGTGTGGTGTCCGGTGCGATGTTCCACTTCGACCCGGCCGATCAGATGCAGATGACCAGCTTCATGAAAAACCTGGGTCTGGCTGGCGGTTTCCTGCTGCTCTGGGTCACCGGCCCCGGTGCCTGGTCGGTCGACGCGATGCTGGGCCGCAAATCCGCGACCGTCTGA
- a CDS encoding DUF6614 family protein, with translation MNVYHCMIDLKSDARALAFAHALEAWMNQLRDAGRIMNWRLLRRKLNLAGEGGADFLLEIEVEDLAQLDAAFRFLGRGDDDAWQRYDKMHQFIARAEFGLYRPFPDPERVERMALI, from the coding sequence ATGAACGTTTATCACTGCATGATTGATCTGAAATCCGACGCGCGCGCGCTGGCGTTCGCCCACGCGCTTGAAGCCTGGATGAACCAGTTGCGCGATGCCGGGCGGATCATGAACTGGCGTCTGTTACGGCGCAAACTGAACCTCGCCGGGGAAGGCGGGGCTGATTTCCTGCTGGAGATCGAGGTTGAGGATCTCGCCCAGCTGGACGCGGCCTTTCGCTTTCTGGGCCGTGGCGACGATGACGCCTGGCAACGCTATGACAAGATGCACCAGTTCATCGCGCGGGCTGAATTTGGCCTCTACCGCCCCTTCCCCGATCCTGAACGGGTGGAGCGGATGGCACTGATCTGA
- a CDS encoding rhodanese-like domain-containing protein encodes MTRALICAAILGLATPALAEPVNITPDMASVTVQTDAGPAEIARVQDNDNMVNGEWARTSRPCPNFCIQPMNPAEGVTTVGELEVIAALQDPDVVVIDSRVRADYLGGTIPGAVHIPYTEMTDRLDEVGCEVDFDGFQCEDPSQVLLFCNGPWCGQSPTAIRRMIEAGFPADHIHYYRGGMQVWRMLGLSVLVPAS; translated from the coding sequence ATGACCCGTGCCCTGATCTGCGCCGCCATCCTTGGCCTTGCCACCCCTGCGCTGGCCGAACCCGTCAATATCACGCCCGATATGGCCTCGGTCACGGTGCAGACCGATGCCGGACCCGCCGAGATCGCCCGCGTTCAGGACAATGACAATATGGTTAACGGCGAATGGGCCCGCACGTCGCGCCCCTGTCCGAATTTCTGCATCCAGCCAATGAACCCGGCTGAAGGCGTCACCACCGTCGGCGAGCTTGAAGTCATTGCTGCGTTGCAAGACCCTGACGTCGTGGTGATCGACAGCCGCGTGCGCGCCGATTATCTGGGCGGCACCATCCCCGGCGCGGTTCACATCCCCTATACCGAGATGACCGACCGGCTCGATGAAGTCGGCTGCGAGGTCGATTTCGACGGTTTCCAGTGCGAGGACCCGTCACAAGTGCTGCTCTTCTGCAACGGCCCGTGGTGCGGTCAGTCCCCCACCGCCATCCGCCGCATGATCGAGGCCGGCTTTCCCGCCGATCACATTCACTATTACCGTGGCGGTATGCAGGTCTGGCGGATGCTCGGCCTTTCCGTGCTGGTTCCCGCCAGCTGA
- a CDS encoding universal stress protein, which produces MYAKILIPVAYEPGYDIGRELQVARALAKPHGAQVVLAHVMEKTPFYAIDYMPQGWREELHDAILADLAQHAATVPGGSVAVLEGEPGRTLLDHAQAEGVDCIILAAHRSEPALIGSTATWIARNATCAVHLIR; this is translated from the coding sequence ATGTACGCCAAAATCCTGATCCCCGTCGCTTATGAACCCGGCTATGACATCGGCCGCGAACTGCAGGTCGCCCGCGCGCTGGCCAAGCCGCATGGCGCGCAGGTCGTTTTGGCGCATGTGATGGAAAAGACGCCGTTTTATGCCATCGACTACATGCCGCAAGGCTGGCGCGAGGAGCTGCACGATGCCATCCTCGCCGATCTGGCGCAGCACGCGGCCACGGTGCCCGGCGGGTCTGTCGCCGTGCTTGAGGGCGAGCCGGGGCGCACCCTGCTTGACCATGCGCAGGCCGAGGGCGTCGATTGCATCATCCTCGCCGCCCACCGCTCGGAACCCGCGCTGATCGGCTCCACGGCAACGTGGATCGCGCGGAACGCGACCTGCGCGGTGCATCTGATTCGTTAA
- a CDS encoding YdcF family protein produces the protein MTAHPSVSRVAVVLGAAVWAGGEPSPTLRRRVDCAVGLYHAGRVAAIVGCGGVGRQGPSEAAVIARLCLEAGVPETAVLLEDQSTSTRENLANAQQILRALGMPDVIVVSDPYHLPRARLIARQLGLRITTAAPPWHQIGPRQRLRHIPREALALCATLLRLR, from the coding sequence ATGACTGCGCACCCTTCGGTGAGCCGCGTTGCGGTTGTTCTGGGCGCGGCGGTTTGGGCGGGAGGCGAGCCGTCACCCACCCTGCGCAGACGGGTTGACTGCGCGGTTGGGCTGTACCACGCCGGGCGGGTCGCGGCGATTGTGGGCTGCGGCGGTGTTGGGCGGCAGGGGCCGAGCGAGGCGGCGGTGATTGCGCGGCTCTGCCTTGAGGCCGGCGTGCCCGAAACAGCGGTACTGCTGGAGGATCAATCGACCAGCACGCGCGAAAATCTCGCGAATGCGCAGCAGATCCTGCGGGCGCTCGGGATGCCGGACGTCATTGTGGTCAGCGATCCCTATCACCTGCCCCGCGCGCGGTTGATTGCGCGGCAGCTCGGGCTGCGGATCACCACCGCGGCACCGCCGTGGCACCAGATCGGGCCACGGCAGCGCCTGCGTCACATCCCCCGCGAAGCGCTGGCGCTCTGCGCCACGCTTCTGCGGCTGCGTTAA